Below is a genomic region from candidate division SR1 bacterium Aalborg_AAW-1.
AAAGAAAACCCATGAACTATCATTTTTCTGGAAAATATCATAGATATTATAGAGTTTTGCTCTCGAAAAGAAAAAGTATTTTCCATATTTCTCTACAAAATCTCCGATTTTATGTTTACTAAAATATCTCCCTAGAAAAAAATAAGGAATAGTCCCTAACGTACTTCCTAATGTACCTATGAAAATAGCAAGAACTACATTCATCTTACCGATCGAAGAAAGATAACCAGCCAAAGGCATGATGACCTCGCTAGGAATAGGTGGAATAATATTTTCCAAAAATGAAGCAAAAAACAACCCAGGATATCCAACAGTTTCCATAAGATTTATTAACCAATTTCCAATTTCTGCAAACATAGATGACTATTTTAAAATATAAATAAACACCGCATCATAAAATGAAAACAATAACTAGAACATACACACTTGAGAACTAATTGCAAGCTCATATTTCTTTCAACCTTAAACGAAATAGTATTTTGACTTGATCCTAAAGAGGTAAATTCTTATAATAAAGTTTGTGTTCAAAATTTTTACAAAAAGTTTTGTCTGACACAACCTCACTTTTCGGCTCCTTTTTGGTTGTAAAAAGGGTGACCCTTAGTCAGTGAAGAGTTCACAATGAGAAGTTTAAAGTGTAGTTATAACAAACTATGCACTCTTAACTTTCAACTTTTGACTGGATATTGTTGGTCTTTATTCTTATATCATGTATGCATTTATTCTTCAAAAAAGTAAAATTTTTACCAGCACTGCTTGTGTTGCGAATGAGTATGCCATTTATGGTAGCAGCTCAAACCAATGAAATGACTAATGGATCACTAAGACCATTACCAGTCGTATCTGATGAAATTAAGTCACTAAGAACGATTCAAATAGCTCTTGCTGATGAGACACCAGAAGTTCAAACACCTGCAGAAGTTGAAGAACCTAAAGAAAAAACTAAACTTTATAATATGAATGTTGATACTGCCAAAGTTCAAGAAGCTTGGCTTGGATGGATCAACTATGAGAGATGAACAAAAGGATTAGATCCTCTTGAACTTGATCTCACACTCAATAATACCAGTACAGAACGAGCAACGTATCTTGCTAATGCAAGAAAATTTAAAAATATGCACCAAAGACCTGGTCAATCATGTAAAAATGCACGATGTTATGATCTTGATGAATGGTTTACTGCCAGAGGAGTAAGTCCATCAGCTGGAGAATCTGTCATGTTTGGTGGTTACTCTTGTAAAGCAGAAGACTGTACCACAGATCTTATCGAAACAACAAGAGGAAGACTTGGTGGACCATCCGGATTTCTTGGTTTTCTCTTGGGAGAAAAGAGGTATAATGGAGTACATTACAGAATGATGATGAATCCAAATACTACAAAAGTAGGAGTCGGATTTGCCAAGACAAGTCATCCTGGATTTGGTGGGGCTTATATTGGAGTATTGCATTTCAACTAAATAACAAGGATTTTAATTTTTCATCTTATCTCTATGAGATTATCAGCTTATGATTATGCCTTGACGATTCTGTCCTATAATCCTAAGACTATTGCTATGATGAAAAAAACACTTCTTGCAAAATGATATCAACTCTCTGATGTAGAATATACCATCAACAAACTTATAGAACAAGAATATCTTAATGATTATGCATTTTGTAAAGCATATTTCGAATCAGAAGTGATCAATAAAGGTAAATCTATCCAAAATATTAAGAAAAAAATGTTTGAAAAGGGGATGCCTTCTGACATAGTAAAAGATGTACTTACTGAATTGGACGAAGAGATCCAAGAACATAGTATTGGTAATCT
It encodes:
- a CDS encoding recombination regulator RecX — protein: MRLSAYDYALTILSYNPKTIAMMKKTLLAKGYQLSDVEYTINKLIEQEYLNDYAFCKAYFESEVINKGKSIQNIKKKMFEKGMPSDIVKDVLTELDEEIQEHSIGNLAKEIHKLHKQGHDIIKIYEKLARKGHRYDDIKQALEHINIKKQDHD
- a CDS encoding SNARE associated Golgi protein is translated as MFAEIGNWLINLMETVGYPGLFFASFLENIIPPIPSEVIMPLAGYLSSIGKMNVVLAIFIGTLGSTLGTIPYFFLGRYFSKHKIGDFVEKYGKYFFFSRAKLYNIYDIFQKNDSSWVFFARFLPGARSLISLPAGSADMDVTKFMILTFSGTAIRTTLWTLIGYFFGQQQDTILYYIDKYDHYGKYAVVLLVIGIIVWAVNRPTKEEL